One Trichoplusia ni isolate ovarian cell line Hi5 chromosome 6, tn1, whole genome shotgun sequence DNA segment encodes these proteins:
- the LOC113494989 gene encoding alpha-(1,3)-fucosyltransferase C-like, which translates to MRIPKKFQKLLLFNACVLLIVWFVTILENPPRINEIESTNCRFGDDYVSPGENEKSINDRSQPGMVYILQWTKPDKEPYTFLKEGQETFNERRCPVKNCYVTWNRTYLCDVTQYDAILFYSHIVSKSLTPTPSKRTAEQYYVFVSPEAAGHNQVYHKKYKTFFNLTWTYKLNSDVFYGYIQVENKNGDIIGPKEVMHWPKLEEMDPISDKVREKLNSKKNAVAWFVSNCHARCGRFGVAIKIQKELAKYNMSVDIYGRCGTKTISENITAWELVERDYYFYFAFENSINEDYVTEKLLNALQHYAVPIVYGGANYTRFMPNGIYLDARILSPTELVKQMVDLINDKEKYFDLFRWHNYYNYYYAGGAPETDYYCNFCKTINDLKKMNYKHVYRNFYQWWNEWTAEFAEDN; encoded by the exons ATGAGGATACCGAAAAAATTtcagaaattattattgtttaacgcTTGTGTTCTTTTAATAGTATGGTTTGTGACGATTTTGGAGAATCCACCAAGGATCAATGAAATTGAGAGTACAAATTGTAGGTTTGGAGATGATTATGTGAGTCCAGGTGAAAACGAGAAATCAATTAATGACCGCAGCCAGCCCGGTATGGTTTACATCTTACAATGGACGAAGCCAGATAAAGAACCATACACGTTTTTAAAGGAGGGTCAAGAAACATTCAATGAAAGAAGATGTCCTGTAAAAAATTGCTACGTCACATGGAACAGAACTTATCTATGCGATGTAACACAATACgatgctattttattttatagccaCATCGTGAGTAAATCGCTCACACCGACACCATCCAAGAGAACTGCAGAACAATATTACGTGTTTGTTAGCCCAGAAGCTGCAGGCCACAACCAAGTGTATCATAAGAAATACAAAACCTTTTTCAACTTGACCTGgacttacaaattaaattcagaCGTGTTTTATGGATACATccaagtagaaaataaaaatggcgaTATTATCGGGCCTAAGGAAGTGATGCACTGGCCAAAACTCGAGGAAATGGATCCTATCAGTGACAAAGTGAGAGAAAAActtaattccaaaaaaaatgcaGTTGCTTGGTTTGTTTCTAACTGTCATGCGAGGTGTGGGAGATTTGGAGTAGCCATTAAAATTCAGAAAGAGCTTGCTAAATACAACATGTCGGTTGATATCTATGGTCGTTGCGGgacaaaaacaatttcagaGAACATCACTGCTTGGGAACTTGTTGAAAGagattattatttctattttgcaTTTGAGAATTCGATAAACGAAGACTATGTTACGGAAAAGTTACTGAATGCCCTGCAGCATTACGCTGTGCCTATAGTTTACGGGGGAGCCAACTATACCAG GTTCATGCCAAATGGAATATATTTAGATGCCCGGATCCTTTCACCAACAGAATTGGTCAAACAGATGGTGGATCTAATAAATGATAAAGAGAAATACTTTGATTTGTTTAGATGgcacaattattataattattattatgcagGCGGCGCTCCAGAGACCGATTACTATTGCAACTTCTGTAAAACGATCAATGACTTGAAGAAGATGaattataaacatgtttatagAAATTTCTATCAATGGTGGAATGAATGGACAGCTGAATTTGCGGAggataattaa
- the LOC113495196 gene encoding alpha-(1,3)-fucosyltransferase C-like: protein MLLPSRKACYFTLLVLMLMVSYQALKTYTYTNIIADEYKLSATQSILNEVIENVKEDTSALKYILQWTSPRSVPLVYMGQGQKTFLEKQCPYTNCFVTANRSFLGDYSKFDVIVFNGPEAIRLSSLPTRRSPHQKYVFATIESSDNYPVCSNRFDGYFNWTWTYNLESEVQWGYVAIRDSKGVKVGPKKQMHWMKFKDMYPVSEEFKNELKTKTKAAAWFVSNCHTRSKREDFVKELKSEMKNYSLVLDVYGKCGDLKCPNKDVKDCDKLLKENYYYYLSFENFFSEDYVTEKLLHPLVNNVVPIVYGGANYTRFMPDGIYLNAKEFDVKTLVSKMNEGIKDAEKYAEYFRWKKHYSYHRLIKTLETDPYCLFCAQLNNEEMVKKTTIYKEFRSWWDPPGRC from the exons ATGTTATTGCCTTCAAGGAAAGCGTGTTACTTTACTTTATTAGTGTTAATGTTAATGGTTTCTTATCAAGCTTTAAAAACATATACGTATACTAATATAATAGCtgatgaatataaattaagtgCCACACAGTCGATATTAAATGAAGTgatagaaaatgtgaaagaagATACAAGTGCTTTGAAGTATATTCTGCAGTGGACGTCGCCCAGAAGTGTGCCTCTAGTGTATATGGGACAGGGACAAAAAACTTTCCTAGAAAAGCAATGTCCATACACCAACTGTTTCGTGACAGCAAACAGGTCATTCCTTGGCGATTATTCAAAGTTCGACGTCATCGTTTTTAATGGACCTGAAGCAATAAGACTAAGTAGTTTACCGACGAGAAGATCTCCTCACCAAAAATATGTGTTTGCGACAATAGAATCTTCAGACAATTATCCTGTGTGTTCCAATCGTTTCGATGGATACTTTAACTGGACGTGGACGTATAATTTAGAATCTGAAGTTCAATGGGGTTATGTCGCTATTCGAGATAGCAAAGGTGTCAAAGTTGGTCCTAAGAAACAAATGCATTGGATGAAGTTTAAAGACATGTACCCTGTCAGTGAAGAGTTTAAGAATgagcttaaaacaaaaacaaaagccgcTGCGTGGTTCGTCTCTAATTGTCATACTAGAAGTAAAAGAGaagattttgtaaaagaattaaaatcagaaatgaaaaattacaGTTTGGTCCTTGATGTATACGGAAAGTGTGGTGATCTAAAATGTCCGAACAAAGATGTAAAGGATTGCGATAAGCTTTTAAAGGAGAATTACtactattatttatcatttgagAACTTCTTTAGCGAGGACTATGTAACTGAAAAATTATTACACCCTTTAGTAAATAATGTGGTGCCTATAGTGTATGGCGGTGCTAATTACACCCG ATTTATGCCCGACGGTATTTACCTTAACGCTAAGGAATTTGATGTTAAAACATTAGTATCAAAAATGAATGAAGGGATTAAAGATGCTGAAAAATATGCAGAGTATTTTAGATGGAAGAAGCATTATTCATATCACAGACTGATTAAAACCTTGGAAACTGATCCTTACTGTTTATTTTGTGCTCAGCTGAACAATGAAGAAATGGTTAAGAAAACTACAATATACAAAGAGTTTCGTAGTTGGTGGGACCCACCTGGACGATGTTGA